Proteins from a single region of Sandaracinaceae bacterium:
- a CDS encoding tRNA (cytidine(34)-2'-O)-methyltransferase translates to MPTGPKLRAEGDAEPFHIVLVDPEIPGNTGAAARTAAATKSALHLVGTLGFRIDEQAVRRAGLDYWHLVDLHRHDDLTAFQAVCPGSRLHLFSSSATKSYLDVDFRPGDALVFGKESTGLDRSLLEAHPDAVVGIPTLGEVRSLNLSNAVAIVVYEALRQTGALRRTFVSAGPSLGG, encoded by the coding sequence ATGCCCACGGGCCCCAAGCTGCGCGCAGAAGGCGACGCCGAGCCGTTCCACATCGTGTTGGTAGACCCGGAGATCCCCGGGAACACGGGGGCCGCGGCGCGCACGGCAGCGGCCACCAAGAGCGCCCTGCATCTGGTCGGGACGCTCGGGTTCCGCATCGACGAGCAAGCCGTGCGGCGCGCCGGTCTGGACTACTGGCACCTGGTCGACCTGCACCGCCACGACGATCTGACCGCGTTCCAAGCCGTCTGCCCCGGCTCGCGGCTGCACCTCTTCTCATCCTCCGCGACCAAGAGCTACCTCGACGTGGATTTCCGTCCCGGCGACGCACTGGTGTTCGGCAAGGAGTCCACGGGGCTCGACCGCTCCCTGCTCGAGGCGCACCCCGATGCCGTCGTGGGCATCCCCACGCTGGGTGAGGTGCGTAGCCTGAACCTCAGCAACGCGGTCGCCATCGTGGTCTACGAGGCGCTCCGCCAGACCGGCGCGCTGCGGCGGACCTTCGTGTCTGCTGGACCCTCACTCGGCGGCTGA
- a CDS encoding SDR family oxidoreductase: MLVTGICGRLGKLLVRELHRTERVVGIDRRRFPDKPKDVVHYQVDVRRKKTRDIFRTENVRAVVHLGVLHDPRVGERERHNWNIVAFQKILDYIVEYEVEKLVVLSSAAVYGPHADNPQFLAEDAPLLGAQGFGAIRDLIELDMLAQSFFWRHPQTETVVLRPCHILGGVRNAASNYLRLERPLTVLGFDPMMQAIHEKDVVRAVEHALRPGARGIFNLRGAGEMPLSRMFRKLGTAPIPIPGPLATGMLDRLFRYRLSSFPAPELDHLRYVCMVDDSRAREVLGFSPKYDLDQTLEAVVSPRAWVAPR, from the coding sequence GTGCTCGTCACGGGCATCTGCGGACGCCTCGGCAAGCTCCTGGTGCGTGAGCTGCACCGGACGGAGCGCGTCGTCGGCATCGACCGCCGGCGCTTTCCCGACAAGCCCAAGGACGTGGTCCACTACCAGGTGGACGTGCGCCGCAAGAAGACGCGCGACATCTTCCGCACGGAGAACGTGCGTGCCGTGGTGCACCTCGGCGTGCTGCACGACCCGCGGGTGGGCGAGCGCGAGCGGCACAACTGGAACATCGTCGCCTTCCAGAAGATCCTGGACTACATCGTCGAGTACGAGGTGGAGAAGCTGGTCGTGCTCTCGAGCGCGGCCGTGTACGGTCCCCACGCGGACAACCCGCAGTTCCTCGCGGAGGACGCGCCGTTGCTTGGCGCGCAGGGCTTCGGGGCCATCCGCGACCTGATCGAGCTCGACATGCTCGCTCAGTCGTTCTTCTGGCGGCATCCGCAGACCGAGACGGTCGTCCTGCGCCCCTGCCACATTCTCGGCGGCGTCCGCAATGCAGCCAGCAACTACCTGCGCCTCGAGCGCCCGCTCACGGTGCTCGGGTTCGACCCGATGATGCAAGCCATCCACGAGAAGGACGTGGTCCGCGCCGTGGAGCACGCGCTCCGACCCGGCGCCCGTGGCATCTTCAACCTGCGGGGCGCTGGGGAGATGCCACTCAGCCGCATGTTCCGCAAGCTCGGCACCGCCCCCATTCCCATCCCCGGGCCGCTCGCGACGGGCATGCTGGACCGTCTCTTCCGCTATCGGCTGTCCAGCTTCCCGGCCCCCGAGCTGGACCACCTGCGCTACGTCTGCATGGTCGACGATTCCCGCGCCCGAGAGGTGCTGGGCTTCAGCCCCAAGTACGACCTCGACCAGACGCTGGAGGCCGTCGTGAGCCCACGGGCCTGGGTCGCGCCTCGTTGA
- a CDS encoding ion transporter, which translates to MSQRLQPLHTEPRLPRWWDRLVLVSTVVALMLIIVDMQLEPTSAEGRLVGSIDLGFCVLFAVDFGYRFYKARPYRARFFRRNWIDLLGCVPVVGPLRAARLVRLIRLIRLGRVLALSRRVLRGRELPFRTDDIANLSWVTLGVWMVAAGAFYQFEGGHNPSIHDPGDALWWSMTTLSTVGYGDLYPTTLGGRVVAVMTMIIGVGVLGTLAATIATGLIDFRERGQKGLRTYMLRDHLLVLGWNEKSFGAIDDFRHDPRYLEMRICVVADLESAPIAEPVRFVRGRPGSRDALARSSAAHAAAAIVFANDPNNPQSDHETALTALALKKLNPNVRVSAELIDPENREHLEAAGCDAVIDTRGVASTLLVRSVQDLGVGDLLQDLLTNKYGSEIYRVPVASEYVGKTFRDYNMGMLELRRTVMAIVRGGHDFVINPRADERLLADDEAFLICEEPPE; encoded by the coding sequence ATGAGCCAACGCTTGCAACCCCTGCACACGGAGCCCCGCCTGCCGCGCTGGTGGGACCGGCTCGTGCTGGTGAGCACCGTCGTCGCGCTGATGCTCATCATCGTCGACATGCAGCTCGAGCCCACCTCGGCCGAGGGCCGCCTCGTCGGTTCCATCGACCTCGGGTTCTGCGTGTTGTTCGCCGTCGACTTTGGATATCGCTTCTACAAGGCACGTCCCTACCGCGCGCGCTTCTTCCGACGTAACTGGATCGATCTCCTCGGCTGTGTGCCCGTCGTCGGACCGCTGCGCGCGGCCCGTCTGGTCCGGCTCATCCGTCTGATCCGACTCGGGCGCGTGCTGGCGCTGTCACGGCGTGTGCTACGCGGTCGCGAGCTGCCGTTCCGAACGGACGACATCGCGAATCTGTCGTGGGTCACGCTCGGGGTGTGGATGGTGGCGGCGGGGGCGTTCTACCAGTTCGAGGGCGGCCACAATCCGTCCATCCACGACCCTGGGGACGCGCTGTGGTGGAGCATGACGACCCTCAGCACCGTCGGCTATGGTGACCTCTATCCAACGACGCTGGGTGGGCGCGTGGTCGCGGTCATGACGATGATCATCGGCGTCGGGGTGCTCGGGACGCTCGCGGCGACCATCGCGACGGGGCTGATCGACTTCCGCGAGCGCGGCCAGAAGGGACTTCGGACCTACATGTTGAGAGACCACTTGCTGGTGCTGGGGTGGAACGAGAAGTCCTTCGGGGCCATCGACGACTTCCGCCACGACCCGCGCTACCTCGAGATGCGCATCTGCGTCGTCGCGGACCTCGAGAGCGCCCCCATCGCAGAGCCGGTGCGCTTCGTGCGCGGTCGACCCGGTAGCCGGGATGCGCTCGCCCGTTCGTCTGCAGCCCACGCCGCGGCTGCCATCGTCTTCGCGAACGACCCCAACAACCCACAGAGCGACCACGAGACCGCGCTCACGGCCCTCGCGTTGAAGAAGCTGAACCCGAACGTGCGCGTGAGCGCCGAGCTGATCGACCCGGAGAACCGCGAGCACCTCGAGGCGGCGGGCTGCGACGCGGTGATCGACACGCGGGGCGTCGCGTCTACGTTGCTGGTCCGATCGGTGCAGGATCTGGGCGTGGGCGACCTCCTGCAGGACCTGCTCACGAACAAGTACGGGAGCGAGATCTATCGAGTGCCCGTGGCCAGCGAGTACGTCGGGAAGACCTTCCGCGACTACAACATGGGCATGCTGGAGCTGCGACGGACCGTGATGGCCATCGTCCGTGGTGGGCACGACTTCGTCATCAACCCTCGCGCCGACGAGCGCTTGCTCGCGGACGACGAGGCCTTCCTGATCTGCGAGGAGCCGCCGGAATGA
- a CDS encoding molybdopterin-dependent oxidoreductase — translation MSEKQDGQRAVCTLCDAHCGLRVELTNGRVTSVRGDTRDPFTRGHICPKAAALGDLMDDPDRVRQPLKRVGNAFVPVRWEEALADIGRRLAEIRARAGVDAVGTYLGNPTAHDYGAAIASTVLRGAFGGRNHFSAASLDNLPRVVASATLYGAPGAVPVPDLDHTQHLLIVGANPMVSNGSGMVSPDIGRRLRAIRERGGRIVVVDPRRTETAAVADEHHFVRPGTDALLLLAMIARLFETGVARRSPFSRELGFGALEQAAREFSPERVATRVGLTAETIRKLADDLAAARRGICYGRMGTCVQEHGTTTTILLDLVNALTGNLDREGGVRFATPAIDLLRLSALTGAALQPGRSRVSGRPSFLGELPVAALLEELETPGVGRLEALLVHAGNPVLSNPDGTRLSAALRQLPLLVCVDLFVNETSSLAHYILPTPVALERAHYPFLFAGQGVRNYAAFDDALIPPPADTREGWDVLLRVAFETLRRESLPRRVLAVGVATLRRMGPERLLDVLLRVGPQRHHKLSLASLRAAGTTVDLGPLDARLGEILRFARHDLNLFPPLLLGQLEALRAERDRPTEELVLISRRTLRSNNSWMHNAPRLMRGASRCTLEIHPSDAARVGVRDGDAATVRSSVGEVVVPLRVTEDVMPGVVSLPHGFGHGRAGTRLTTAAVQPGVSVNDVIDATRVDRVSGTSALSGQPVQVLPWVAAPSAAE, via the coding sequence ATGAGCGAGAAACAAGACGGGCAGCGCGCGGTCTGCACACTGTGCGACGCCCACTGTGGGCTCCGGGTGGAGCTCACGAACGGGCGCGTGACGAGCGTCCGCGGGGACACGCGCGACCCGTTCACCCGGGGTCACATCTGCCCCAAGGCCGCGGCGCTGGGGGACTTGATGGACGACCCCGACCGCGTGCGCCAACCGCTCAAGCGGGTAGGGAATGCGTTCGTTCCCGTCCGCTGGGAGGAGGCGCTGGCGGACATCGGGCGTCGGCTCGCCGAGATCCGTGCCCGCGCGGGGGTGGACGCCGTCGGCACCTACCTGGGGAACCCTACCGCGCACGACTACGGGGCGGCCATCGCCTCCACCGTCTTGCGTGGCGCCTTCGGAGGACGCAACCACTTCAGCGCCGCCTCGCTCGACAACCTCCCGCGCGTCGTGGCCTCGGCGACCCTCTACGGAGCGCCGGGGGCCGTCCCGGTCCCCGACCTCGACCACACCCAACACCTCCTGATCGTCGGCGCCAACCCGATGGTGTCCAACGGCAGCGGCATGGTGTCCCCCGACATCGGCCGCCGTCTGCGCGCCATTCGCGAGCGGGGAGGGCGCATCGTGGTGGTGGACCCGCGCCGCACCGAGACGGCCGCCGTCGCGGATGAGCACCACTTCGTGCGCCCGGGGACCGATGCGTTGCTGCTCTTGGCGATGATCGCTCGGCTGTTCGAGACGGGCGTGGCCCGGCGCTCGCCGTTCTCGCGGGAGCTGGGCTTCGGGGCGCTGGAGCAGGCGGCGCGTGAGTTCTCGCCGGAACGCGTGGCGACTCGCGTTGGCCTGACCGCCGAGACCATCCGCAAGTTGGCGGACGACCTGGCCGCCGCGCGACGAGGCATCTGCTACGGTCGCATGGGGACGTGCGTCCAAGAACACGGTACGACAACCACCATCCTCCTGGATCTCGTCAACGCCCTCACAGGCAACTTGGACCGCGAAGGTGGCGTCCGCTTCGCGACACCGGCCATCGACTTGCTGCGCTTGAGCGCGCTGACGGGCGCGGCGCTGCAGCCTGGGCGCTCCAGGGTGTCGGGGAGGCCCTCGTTCCTGGGTGAGCTGCCCGTGGCGGCGCTGCTCGAGGAGCTCGAGACGCCGGGGGTAGGGCGACTCGAGGCGCTGCTGGTCCACGCAGGGAACCCCGTGCTCTCCAACCCAGACGGTACCCGCTTGAGCGCGGCGCTGCGCCAGCTACCACTGCTGGTCTGCGTGGATCTGTTCGTGAACGAGACCTCCTCGCTCGCGCACTACATCCTGCCCACTCCGGTGGCTCTCGAGCGCGCGCACTATCCGTTCCTCTTCGCGGGGCAGGGGGTGCGCAACTACGCGGCATTCGACGACGCGCTCATCCCACCTCCCGCAGACACCCGCGAAGGCTGGGACGTGCTGCTCCGTGTCGCGTTCGAGACGCTGCGGCGTGAGTCGCTGCCCCGCCGCGTGCTCGCCGTCGGCGTGGCCACGCTACGTCGCATGGGGCCCGAGCGTCTACTGGACGTGCTGCTTCGGGTGGGCCCGCAGCGGCACCACAAGCTGTCGCTGGCGTCCCTGCGCGCCGCCGGGACCACAGTGGACTTGGGGCCCCTGGACGCGCGATTGGGTGAGATCCTCCGTTTCGCGCGCCACGATCTGAACTTGTTTCCGCCGCTGCTGCTGGGGCAACTGGAAGCACTGCGAGCCGAGCGAGACCGCCCCACGGAGGAGCTCGTGCTGATCAGCCGTCGCACGCTGCGGAGCAACAACTCGTGGATGCACAACGCGCCGCGCCTCATGCGGGGGGCCTCGCGCTGCACCCTCGAGATCCATCCGTCGGATGCCGCGCGCGTAGGCGTGCGCGACGGAGACGCGGCGACGGTCCGCTCGAGCGTGGGGGAAGTCGTGGTGCCGCTGCGCGTGACCGAGGACGTGATGCCCGGCGTGGTGAGCCTGCCCCACGGGTTCGGGCACGGTCGTGCTGGGACGCGACTGACGACCGCCGCCGTTCAGCCGGGGGTCAGCGTGAACGACGTGATCGACGCGACGCGGGTGGACCGCGTGTCCGGCACGAGCGCGCTCAGCGGTCAGCCGGTGCAGGTGCTGCCCTGGGTGGCGGCGCCCTCAGCCGCCGAGTGA
- a CDS encoding nuclear transport factor 2 family protein, with amino-acid sequence MRGTSPVEAGDVAGQRFRYLEGTCTEGVLDMSVRGFAETLVAHEVPGGLMFVFDRTFGADECAQTVRLGALRTTDPSAGAHWSFREHARVSFPDSDRCEHLPQEDVLGEVRARGSRLELSVRRAAWCNGLEARLVYDPLPATADEALQPAEALRHFVAAFHDRDSLALADLYAPSGVHEDPHRPDTAGRPTLHRGRDVVAGYFTSVFHQVPWLAFRLRDARVEPATAHGTEDTTDVHATVEYMDPRLTTPRLGRLDLQLVAGRIVTSRLELALDAAAADRVQPRP; translated from the coding sequence TTGCGGGGGACCTCCCCAGTGGAGGCGGGGGACGTCGCCGGGCAGCGCTTTCGGTACCTGGAGGGGACCTGCACCGAGGGCGTCCTGGACATGAGCGTGCGCGGGTTCGCCGAGACGCTTGTGGCGCACGAGGTCCCGGGGGGGCTGATGTTCGTCTTCGATCGCACGTTCGGGGCGGACGAATGCGCTCAGACCGTGCGTCTCGGTGCGCTCCGAACCACGGACCCGTCGGCTGGCGCGCACTGGTCGTTTCGTGAACACGCGCGTGTGTCGTTTCCCGACTCGGACCGCTGCGAGCACTTGCCACAAGAGGATGTCCTCGGTGAGGTTCGCGCTCGGGGGAGCCGCCTCGAGCTCTCCGTGCGTCGCGCCGCGTGGTGCAATGGCCTGGAGGCGCGCCTCGTGTACGACCCGCTTCCAGCGACGGCAGACGAGGCGCTCCAGCCCGCCGAGGCACTGCGCCACTTCGTAGCGGCGTTTCACGATCGCGACTCGCTCGCGCTGGCCGACCTGTACGCGCCGAGCGGCGTCCATGAAGACCCGCACCGCCCTGACACGGCGGGACGTCCTACGTTGCACCGTGGGCGCGACGTGGTCGCGGGCTACTTCACGAGCGTGTTCCACCAGGTGCCCTGGCTTGCCTTCCGGCTGCGCGACGCGCGTGTCGAACCGGCCACGGCCCACGGTACCGAGGACACAACCGACGTCCACGCGACGGTGGAGTACATGGATCCGCGGCTCACCACACCGCGGCTCGGCCGCCTCGACCTGCAGCTCGTCGCCGGGCGCATCGTGACGAGCAGGCTCGAACTCGCGCTTGACGCAGCCGCGGCGGATCGCGTCCAGCCCCGGCCGTGA
- a CDS encoding M23 family metallopeptidase: MMERADVAHAWAALGLCCALGAALAGETFATAQEPEDWVEFEDGHTGETVRAPARDQRDEEAPSEPEAAPEPPDDSQPIATPRPTEWMPNQGAQCRRRRRHRFCDGPLRVPRPHGEAAALAERLRLGTRAGQFVLEHAARGEWVAAVTGPARNTLRWPVDGGNLWRGLQPRRGRHHEHTGVDIGAREGTFVLAANDGLVIYAHNDITGYGNMVTVTHADGTSTMYAHLRAAYVFPGMQVRRAQVLGEVGETGIAHGAHLHFEWRIDGVPANPLPRFTRVPDRAQRRIAQLEAGR; encoded by the coding sequence ATGATGGAACGTGCCGACGTCGCCCACGCCTGGGCTGCCCTGGGACTGTGCTGCGCGCTCGGCGCTGCCCTGGCCGGGGAGACGTTCGCGACAGCCCAAGAGCCGGAGGACTGGGTCGAGTTCGAGGATGGTCACACCGGCGAGACGGTCCGCGCGCCCGCGCGCGACCAACGTGACGAGGAAGCGCCGTCCGAGCCGGAGGCGGCCCCAGAGCCCCCCGACGACAGCCAGCCCATCGCCACGCCACGCCCCACCGAGTGGATGCCCAACCAGGGCGCCCAGTGTCGACGTCGGCGTAGGCATCGCTTCTGCGATGGCCCGCTGCGTGTCCCGCGCCCCCATGGCGAAGCCGCGGCCCTCGCCGAACGCCTGCGCCTCGGCACACGTGCCGGCCAGTTCGTCCTGGAGCACGCGGCGCGCGGCGAGTGGGTGGCGGCCGTCACCGGCCCAGCCCGGAACACGCTCCGGTGGCCAGTGGACGGCGGGAACCTATGGCGCGGGCTCCAGCCGCGCCGCGGGCGGCACCACGAGCACACGGGGGTGGATATCGGGGCGCGGGAGGGAACCTTCGTGCTGGCCGCGAACGATGGCTTGGTGATCTACGCGCACAACGACATCACGGGATACGGGAACATGGTCACGGTGACGCACGCTGACGGGACCTCCACCATGTATGCTCACCTGCGGGCCGCGTACGTGTTCCCAGGGATGCAGGTCCGGCGCGCGCAGGTGCTGGGCGAGGTGGGAGAGACTGGCATCGCCCATGGAGCCCACCTGCACTTCGAGTGGCGCATCGACGGCGTCCCCGCGAACCCACTGCCGCGCTTCACGCGGGTGCCAGACCGCGCCCAACGGCGAATCGCCCAGCTGGAAGCTGGACGCTGA